The following nucleotide sequence is from Parus major isolate Abel chromosome 4, Parus_major1.1, whole genome shotgun sequence.
NNNNNNNNNNNNNNNNNNNNNNNNNNNNNNNNNNNNNNNNNNNNNNNNNNNNNNNNNNNNNNNNNNNNNNNNNNNNNNNNNNNNNNNNNNNNNNNNNNNNNNNNNNNNNNNNNNNNNNNNNNNNNNNNNNNNNNNNNNNNNNNNNNNNNNNNNNNNNNNNNNNNNNNNNNNNNNNNNNNNNNNNNNNNNNNNNNNNNNNNNNNNNNNNNNNNNNNNNNNNNNNNNNNNNNNNNNNNNNNNNNNNNNNNNNNNNNNNNNNNNNNNNNNNNNNNNNNNNNNNNNNNNNNNNNNNNNNNNNNNNNNNNNNNNNNNNNNNNNNNNNNNNNNNNNNNNNNNNNNNNNNNNNNNNNNNNNNNNNNNNNNNNNNNNNNNNNNNNNNNNNNNNNNNNNNNNNNNNNNNNNNNNNNNNNNNNNNNNNNNNNNNNNNNNNNNNNNNNNNNNNNNNNNNNNNNNNNNNNNNNNNNNNNNNNNNNNNNNNNNNNNNNNNNNNNNNNNNNNNNNNNNNNNNNNNNNNNNNNNNNNNNNNNNNNNNNNNNNNNNNNNNNNNNNNNNNNNNNNNNNNNNNNNNNNNNNNNNNNNNNNNNNNNNNNNNNNNNNNNNNNNNNNNNNNNNNNNNNNNNNNNNNNNNNNNNNNNNNNNNNNNNNNNNNNNNNNNNNNNNNNNNNNNNNNNNNNNNNNNNNNNNNNNNNNNNNNNNNNNNNNNNNNNNNNNNNNNNNNNNNNNNNNNNNNNNNNNNNNNNNNNNNNNNNNNNNNNNNNNNNNNNNNNNNNNNNNNNNNNNNNNNNNNNNNNNNNNNNNNNNNNNNNNNNNNNNNNNNNNNNNNNNNNNNNNNNNNNNNNNNNNNNNNNNNNNNNNNNNNNNNNNNNNNNNNNNNNNNNNNNNNNNNNNNNNNNNNNNNNNNNNNNNNNNNNNNNNNNNNNNNNNNNNNNNNNNNNNNNNNNNNNNNNNNNNNNNNNNNNNNNNNNNNNNNNNNNNNNNNNNNNNNNNNNNNNNNNNNNNNNNNNNNNNNNNNNNNNNNNNNNNNNNNNNNNNNNNNNNNNNNNNNNNNNNNNNNNNNNNNNNNNNNNNNNNNNNNNNNNNNNNNNNNNNNNNNNNNNNNNNNNNNNNNNNNNNNNNNNNNNNNNNNNNNNNNNNNNNNNNNNNNNNNNNNNNNNNNNNNNNNNNNNNNNNNNNNNNNNNNNNNNNNNNNNNNNNNNNNNNNNNNNNNNNNNNNNNNNNNNNNNNNNNNNNNNNNNNNNNNNNNNNNNNNNNNNNNNNNNNNNNNNNNNNNNNNNNNNNNNNNNNNNNNNNNNNNNNNNNNNNNNNNNNNNNNNNNNNNNNNNNNNNNNNNNNNNNNNNNNNNNNNNNNNNNNNNNNNNNNNNNNNNNNNNNNNNNNNNNNNNNNNNNNNNNNNNNNNNNNNNNNNNNNNNNNNNNNNNNNNNNNNNNNNNNNNNNNNNNNNNNNNNNNNNNNNNNNNNNNNNNNNNNNNNNNNNNNNNNNNNNNNNNNNNNNNNNNNNNNNNNNNNNNNNNNNNNNNNNNNNNNNNNNNNNNNNNNNNNNNNNNNNNNNNNNNNNNNNNNNNNNNNNNNNNNNNNNNNNNNNNNNNNNNNNNNNNNNNNNNNNNNNNNNNNNNNNNNNNNNNNNNNNNNNNNNNNNNNNNNNNNNNNNNNNNNNNNNNNNNNNNNNNNNNNNNNNNNNNNNNNNNNNNNNNNNNNNNNNNNNNNNNNNNNNNNNNNNNNNNNNNNNNNNNNNNNNNNNNNNNNNNNNNNNNNNNNNNNNNNNNNNNNNNNNNNNNNNNNNNNNNNNNNNNNNNNNNNNNNNNNNNNNNNNNNNNNNNNNNNNNNNNNNNNNNNNNNNNNNNNNNNNNNNNNNNNNNNNNNNNNNNNNNNNNNNNNNNNNNNNNNNNNNNNNNNNNNNNNNNNNNNNNNNNNNNNNNNNNNNNNNNNNNNNNNNNNNNNNNNNNNNNNNNNNNNNNNNNNNNNNNNNNNNNNNNNNNNNNNNNNNNNNNNNNNNNNNNNNNNNNNNNNNNNNNNNNNNNNNNNNNNNNNNNNNNNNNNNNNNNNNNNNNNNNNNNNNNNNNNNNNNNNNNNNNNNNNNNNNNNNNNNNNNNNNNNNNNNNNNNNNNNNNNNNNNNNNNNNNNNNNNNNNNNNNNNNNNNNNNNNNNNNNNNNNNNNNNNNNNNNNNNNNNNNNNNNNNNNNNNNNNNNNNNNNNNNNNNNNNNNNNNNNNNNNNNNNNNNNNNNNNNNNNNNNNNNNNNNNNNNNNNNNNNNNNNNNNNNNNNNNNNNNNNNNNNNNNNNNNNNNNNNNNNNNNNNNNNNNNNNNNNNNNNNNNNNNNNNNNNNNNNNNNNNNNNNNNNNNNNNNNNNNNNNNNNNNNNNNNNNNNNNNNNNNNNNNNNNNNNNNNNNNNNNNNNNNNNNNNNNNNNNNNNNNNNNNNNNNNNNNNNNNNNNNNNNNNNNNNNNNNNNNNNNNNNNNNNNNNNNNNNNNNNNNNNNNNNNNNNNNNNNNNNNNNNNNNNNNNNNNNNNNNNNNNNNNNNNNNNNNNNNNNNNNNNNNNNNNNNNNNNNNNNNNNNNNNNNNNNNNNNNNNNNNNNNNNNNNNNNNNNNNNNNNNNNNNNNNNNNNNNNNNNNNNNNNNNNNNNNNNNNNNNNNNNNNNNNNNNNNNNNNNNNNNNNNNNNNNNNNNNNNNNNNNNNNNNNNNNNNNNNNNNNNNNNNNNNNNNNNNNNNNNNNNNNNNNNNNNNNNNNNNNNNNNNNNNNNNNNNNNNNNNNNNNNNNNNNNNNNNNNNNNNNNNNNNNNNNNNNNNNNNNNNNNNNNNNNNNNNNNNNNNNNNNNNNNNNNNNNNNNNNNNNNNNNNNNNNNNNNNNNNNNNNNNNNNNNNNNNNNNNNNNNNNNNNNNNNNNNNNNNNNNNNNNNNNNNNNNNNNNNNNNNNNNNNNNNNNNNNNNNNNNNNNNNNNNNNNNNNNNNNNNNNNNNNNNNNNNNNNNNNNNNNNNNNNNNNNNNNNNNNNNNNNNNNNNNNNNNNNNNNNNNNNNNNNNNNNNNNNNNNNNNNNNNNNNNNNNNNNNNNNNNNNNNNNNNNNNNNNNNNNNNNNNNNNNNNNNNNNNNNNNNNNNNNNNNNNNNNNNNNNNNNNNNNNNNNNNNNNNNNNNNNNNNNNNNNNNNNNNNNNNNNNNNNNNNNNNNNNNNNNNNNNNNNNNNNNNNNNNNNNNNNNNNNNNNNNNNNNNNNNNNNNNNNNNNNNNNNNNNNNNNNNNNNNNNNNNNNNNNNNNNNNNNNNNNNNNNNNNNNNNNNNNNNNNNNNNNNNNNNNNNNNNNNNNNNNNNNNNNNNNNNNNNNNNNNNNNNNNNNNNNNNNNNNNNNNNNNNNNNNNNNNNNNNNNNNNNNNNNNNNNNNNNNNNNNNNNNNNNNNNNNNNNNNNNNNNNNNNNNNNNNNNNNNNNNNNNNNNNNNNNNNNNNNNNNNNNNNNNNNNNNNNNNNNNNNNNNNNNNNNNNNNNNNNNNNNNNNNNNNNNNNNNNNNNNNNNNNNNNNNNNNNNNNNNNNNNNNNNNNNNNNNNNNNNNNNNNNNNNNNNNNNNNNNNNNNNNNNNNNNNNNNNNNNNNNNNNNNNNNNNNNNNNNNNNNNNNNNNNNNNNNNNNNNNNNNNNNNNNNNNNNNNNNNNNNNNNNNNNNNNNNNNNNNNNNNNNNNNNNNNNNNNNNNNNNNNNNNNNNNNNNNNNNNNNNNNNNNNNNNNNNNNNNNNNNNNNNNNNNNNNNNNNNNNNNNNNNNNNNNNNNNNNNNNNNNNNNNNNNNNNNNNNNNNNNNNNNNNNNNNNNNNNNNNNNNNNNNNNNNNNNNNNNNNNNNNNNNNNNNNNNNNNNNNNNNNNNNNNNNNNNNNNNNNNNNNNNNNNNNNNNNNNNNNNNNNNNNNNNNNNNNNNNNNNNNNNNNNNNNNNNNNNNNNNNNNNNNNNNNNNNNNNNNNNNNNNNNNNNNNNNNNNNNNNNNNNNNNNNNNNNNNNNNNNNNNNNNNNNNNNNNNNNNNNNNNNNNNNNNNNNNNNNNNNNNNNNNNNNNNNNNNNNNNNNNNNNNNNNNNNNNNNNNNNNNNNNNNNNNNNNNNNNNNNNNNNNNNNNNNNNNNNNNNNNNNNNNNNNNNNNNNNNNNNNNNNAACCCCGGAGCTGGGGACCCCCATCCCTGAAAACCCCGGAGTTGGGGACCCCCATCCCCAAGAATCCCGGAGCTGGGGACCCCCAACACCCCATCCAGGGGACTCCCAGGACTGGGACCCTCAGTGCCCCATAATAGGGACCCCCCGAATCCGAGGACCAGGACACCCCAAACCTCATCCCGGGAACCCCCAGGACTGGGAGACCCCGAAACCCCATCCCGGGAACCCCCAGTACGCCATCCTGGGGATCTCCATCCTCGAGAACCCCATcctggggaccccaaaacctTCTCCATGGGACACTGGCACCCTCAGCACCCCATTACCAGCACTCCATGTTGGGGACCCCCAGAACCCCATCCCGGGGATTCCCATGACTCCAGTATTGGGACACCCGAAAACTCAACACTGGGACCCCCCCAGCACCCCTTCCCagaaccccaaaatcccaaaatcccaaaatccaaTCCTTGGGACCCCCAGCACCCCTTTTGTGGCATCCCCCCACCCTGGCCTGACCCCAAAATCTGCAgcaccctgtccccagggccaccaggaCCCCATCCCTAAAGCCACCAGACTgtccccaggacccccaggaccCCAGGGCCACCAACCTGTCCCCAGGACCCTGTCCCCAAAACCACCAGACTGTCCCCAGGACCttgtccccagggccaccaaCCTGTCCCCAGGNGGGAATGGTGGGTGACTTGTTGGGGACACTCCTGGCCCTATGtgacccccccaaaaaaagcttTGGGTGACCCCCAAAAGTCCTGCGGCTGAGGGGGGGACGCAGGGACATTTGGGACATTTGGGACATTTGGGACACTGCCACCAACCATGGGGGTGTCACCTCCCAAGGGGGGGTCACAGGAACCCCCCCCGGGCACCCCAAAAGCGCCATGGTGGGGACAgcgggacaggggacacaggggacagtgACAAGGGGACTCTGGTCCTGTCCCACCCCCCAGGGCTTGGCTTGGTGGCACCAGAGAGGTGACACCGGGACAGGCCGGAGGACTccgctggggacagggacagagggacacggCCACCCTGGGATGTCCCCAACGCCGCCGGTGCCACCTCCATTATCGATGTCACCAACGGGGACATCTGTCACCGccccctggggacacccagagccCCTCGCGCTGTCCCCTCTGCTCATCAGCATCGTGTCCCCAACCTTGGGGACACCCCCGGTAGCTGCCACCCCCTCCCGGGTCGCGGTGAGGTGTCGGGGGTCCCCCGATGTCCCCGATGatgtccccgatgtccccagCACCTGTCGATGATGACGGGGTCCGAGGGGGTCTCGTTGCGGTTCCCGCAGCTCTTCTTGTCGCAGCAGCGGCTGGACACGGCGACAGGAGGTGACATCAGGGGACAGCGAGCGCTGGGGGACCCCCCAAAGGCCGGGGGGGAAGCGCCAGGTCCCCATGTCCCACCCTCGGACCGCCCCGTcactcagggctggggacagaggggacaccaGGAcgggcacagcagggaggggacactCGGGGGTGTCACTTTACCACCTCTAGATGGGGTTGGGGACAGATTTGGGGGGTCCCGGGGGCTCCGAAGGAGTTGAGAACTCGTCCCTGTCACCCAGGGGGGCTCTGTGTCACCTCCGAGTGGCTCTGAAGGGGTTGGGGACCCGTCCCTGTCACCCCCGAGTGGCTCTGGAGGGGTTGGGGACCCATCCCTGTCAGCCAGGGGGGCTCTGTGTCACCTCCGGGTGGCTCTGAAGGGGTTGGGGACCCGTCCCTGTCACCTCCGGGTGGCTCTGAAGGGGTTGGGGACCCACCCCGGAGCTCCGTGTCCCCCCCGGGGAACACAGCAGTGCCACCCCGTCCCCAACCCCGAGCGGGTGTCCCCGAGGGGACTCAGGGAGTGGCCTGTCCCCTGCCGCGAGGTCAATTAGCGGCGCTGGCCCGGCTCATTAATTAACGCGGGGTCTGTAATCACTTCAGCGGGCACTAAAGGGACCTTGGGGACAGCCCTGTCACCCCCCGCGTGTCCCCAGCCCACCTGCACATGATCTCGTGGGTCAGCAGCACCCGGCACATCTCGGGGTTCTTGTCCTGCCCCTCGTAAATGATGGCCTGCAGGGGACACCGAGGGGACAGCGGCGACACCGCGGTGGCACCGGCGAGGCGCTCCCGGGCCCTGCCACCTGCGCCACCCCCTCCCCGCCCAGCGCGGGGGACACCGCGGCCAGATGTGGCCGCAGCGACATCCAGATGTTCCCCGCGGgtgggggatttggggtggggggtggaTTTGGGGTCTCGGTACCTGCTTGGACATGGAGTCAATGAGACGGACGTACAAATCCTGCTCGGTCCGGAGCCCTGCGGGGACACCAGAGGGGCCACCCCGCTTGTCACCtccccctggggacaccccgaAACCCCCCCGAAACCCCCCCGAAACCCCGCACCCACCGTTGCTGTAGAGCAGCTGCAGGCGGTAGTGGATCCCGTTGTTGGTCTTCTCCCCGTTCTGCTCCTTGAGGGGTGGGGACAAAATTAACGGGGAGGGCTCAGGTGGTCACTCCGTGTCCCCTCTGCATCCTCCTGGGGTCACTCGGTGTCCCCTCCGCACCCTCCTGGTCACTCCGTGTCCCCTCCGCACCCTCCTGGGGTCACTCGGTGTCCCCTCATCCTCCTGGTCACTCCGTGTCCCCTCCGCACCCTCCTGGTCACTCCGTGTCCCCTCCGCACCCTCCTGGGGTCACCCGGTGTCCCCTCCGCACCCTCCTGGGGTCACCCGGTGTCCCCTCCGCACCCTCCTGGGGTCACCCGGTGTCCCCTCCGCACCCTCCTGGGGTCACCCGGTGTTCCCTCCGCACCCTCCTGGGGACATCCCGTGTCCCCTCTGTACCCTCCTGGTCACTCCGCGTCCCCTCTGCACCCTCCTGGGGTCACTCCGTGTCCCCTCCGCACCCTCCTGGTCACTCCGCGTCCCCTCTGCACCCTCCTGGGGTCACTCCGTGTCCCCTCCGCACCCTCCTGGGGTCACTCCGTgtcccctcctcatcctcatgCGATGAGCTGGGGCCGCGCTCCGGCCTCAGCCGCGGCCGCTCCGCCCCGCGGGGGTTTTTGGGTGGTTTGGGGAGGTTTCGAgggggttttggggattttttgggaggTTTCTCACCCTCTCCTTCTCCACGAAGTCGATGAAGCAGGTGCGCTCCACCTCCACGGGCTGGCCCTGGCGGTCGTACATGGCCAGCACGAAGTGGAAGAAGTTGGATTTGCGCAGGTTGGCCGGGGGCTGCTTCTCGAAGTGAGCGCGGGCCAGCGACACTCCGCTGAGACAGGCCACGGTGTGGGGGACAGCCGGGACAGCCGGAACCCCGGCACCAGGAACCCCCCCATCCCCGAGAACCCCAGACCTGGGGACCCCCATCCCCGAGAACCCCCGTTCTGGGGACNNNNNNNNNNNNNNNNNNNNNNNNNNNNNNNNNNNNNNNNNNNNNNNNNNNNNNNNNNNNNNNNNNNNNNNNNNNNNNNNNNNNNNNNNNNNNNNNNNNNNNNNNNNNNNNNNNNNNNNNNNNNNNNNNNNNNNNNNNNNNNNNNNNNNNNNNNNNNNNNNNNNNNNNNNNNNNNNNNNNNNNNNNNNNNNNNNNNNNNNNNNNNNNNNNNNNNNNNNNNNNNNNNNNNNNNNNNNNNNNNNNNNNNNNNNNNNNNNNNNNNNNNNNNNNNNNNNNNNNNNNNNNNNNNNNNNNNNNNNNNNNNNNNNNNNNNNNNNNNNNNNNNNNNNNNNNNNNNNNNNNNNNNNNNNNNNNNNNNNNNNNNNNNNNNNNNNNNNNNNNNNNNNNNNNNNNNNNNNNNNNNNNNNNNNNNNNNNNNNNNNNNNNNNNNNNNNNNNNNNNNNNNNNNNNNNNNNNNNNNNNNNNNNNNNNNNNNNNNNNNNNNNNNNNNNNNNNNNNNNNNNNNNNNNNNNNNNNNNNNNNNNNNNNNNNNNNNNNNNNNNNNNNNNNNNNNNNNNNNNNNNNNNNNNNNNNNNNNNNNNNNNNNNNNNNNNNNNNNNNNNNNNNNNNNNNNNNNNNNNNNNNNNNNNNNNNNNNNNNNNNNNNNNNNNNNNNNNNNNNNNNNNNNNNNNNNNNNNNNNNNNNNNNNNNNNNNNNNNNNNNNNNNNNNNNNNNNNNNNNNNNNNNNNNNNNNNNNNNNNNNNNNNNNNNNNNNNNNNNNNNNNNNNNNNNNNNNNNNNNNNNNNNNNNNNNNNNNNNNNNNNNNNNNNNNNNNNNNNNNNNNNNNNNNNNNNNNNNNNCCGTCCCCAGGGCCACCATCCTGTCCCCAAGACcctgtccccaaagccaccaTCCTGTCCCTAGGACCCCCTCCCTGGGCCCTGTCCAGGGTAGGGGACACAGATGGGGACACGGCCAGCACCTGCCCCTGGCATCGGGGACACGAGGGACAgaaggggacagaggggacatcCCTGAGCCCTCCCCGCTTGCCGGTGTCACcgctgctgtccctgccccgaCACCCGAGTGACAggacagtgacagcagagccaCTTCATGGACGATGGCTCCAGCACCGTCCCCGTCACTGTCACCGCGTCCCCACCCCGCCCGTCCCCTCGGTGTCCCCGCGGCAGCAGCGGAACAggtccccagtgtcaccccccGCCACAGCCGGGCCCACGCGTCATCCCTTGGGGACCTCGGCGACACTCTGGGGACATTTCTCCGTGAGGTGACAGAGGAaaagctccttcagctgctccccagggtccccaaagtgtccccagaGACACCCGAGGGgtccccaaagtgtccccagaGACACCCGAGGGgtccccaaagtgtccccagaGACACCCGAGGGGTCCCCAATGTGTCCCCAGAGACACCCGAGGGGTCCCAAAGTGTCCCCAGAGACACCCGAGGGGTCCCCAAACTGTCCCCAGAGACACCCGAGGcgtccccagctgtccccagagaCACCTGCGGagtccccagctgtccccagggacacccGAGGGgtccccaaagtgtccccagaGACACCCGCATGGCCACACCTGGGGAGGTGACAATACCTGCACGCGGCCACCACAAACGGCTCACATCATGTCCCCACACCTGCCGTGGACACCGCGGCGTGTCCCTTGTCCCCTCCCCGTGCTGGTGGCTTTGCTCTCAGGGTGCCACCCCCGCGGGGACACCTCTGTCCCCTCACTGtccccccttcccctgcctACAACGGGACAGCGACGTCCGCGGCTCCTTCCACCCCCAAAAATTCCCCTCCGCGCCCCCCAAATGGCCTCGGTGACGCTCGGGGGGTGGCTCTGGCTGTCCCCGATGTCCCCCGCCGTGTCCCCCCCGCGCTGCCAGCCCCGCCCGGCGcgttaattaattattaaaggCAATCAAGCATTTCCAAGCAGCCGCGGCCCCGGCGCTTCCAGGAAAGCGGCGGCCCCGGGCACGGCCCTAAGGCGGCTCCCGGGGGGCGTGAGGACCCCACCCCACGGCGGGGACACCGCGTGGGTCACCCTGGACCCCAGAGCTCGGTGCCAACCCTCTGGGGACATCGCGGTGGCCGTGGGGACACGCGGAAGGGGGAGGTTTAGAGGGTCCCGGATGCCACCCACGGGTGGGGGACCCCGTGTGGGCCACCCAGGGACCCCAGGACAGCGGTGCCAACCCCTTGGGGACATCGTGGTGGCGGTGGGGACACGCGGGAGGGGGCGGTTTAGAGGGTCCTGATGCCACCCGGCAGCCCAGGACGCCGGTGCCAACCCCTTGGGGACATCGcggtggccttggggacaccgGTGGTTGTGTCCCCACGTTTGGCACTGCCAGCACGGTGGCACACGCCCACCAGGGTGACAcggggagggcaggaggggacaccCCAAACCGCCCAGGACCCCACTGGGTGACACGTCCCTGTCACCGCTGCCAGCCCCgggtgtgtccctgtgtcccctgcagggGTCCCGGAGAGTTtttggggacacggggacaaGGCCAGCACCTCCCTGAGACCCCCaactcccccctccccacagcgTGGCACTGCTGTCCCTCAGCTCCACGTTGTCACCCCCCTGTGGGGGTGGCCATCACCGCGGTGGTGGCAGCGCTGGGGTCCCCTGGTGGGGGATGGGGAAGCGTTCCCTGAGATTTTTCCAGCATCCCAAAGTTTTGGGGGGATCCCAGGGAGCCACCATGGCCTCGGTGACCCCTTagggacaccccaaaccccGCAGAGGGGACAGCACgacaggggacaggggtggcactgaccccaggagggagggacaggggacactgaggcccctggagagggcagggaatgggatttGAGTcccagagaagagcagggaatgggatcCGGAGAGCTCTGAGCCCTCTGGGAATGCAGGGAATGGGATCTGAGCCCCCCCAGGAGGGCAAGGAATGGGATTTGAGCCccctggaaaaggcagggaatGGGATTTGAGTCCCaaagaaaagcagggaatggGATCCGGAGAGCTCTGAGCCCTCTGGGAATGCAGGGAATGGGATCTGAGCCCCCTGGAGAAAGCCGGGAATGGGATCTGAGCCTCCTGGAGAAAGCCGGGAATGGGATCTGAGCCccctggaaaa
It contains:
- the LOC107202670 gene encoding transcription factor COE1-A-like; the protein is MKEEPLSAGLPAGRWLQGTGILDASTAAQSGVSLARAHFEKQPPANLRKSNFFHFVLAMYDRQGQPVEVERTCFIDFVEKEREQNGEKTNNGIHYRLQLLYSNGLRTEQDLYVRLIDSMSKQAIIYEGQDKNPEMCRVLLTHEIMCSRCCDKKSCGNRNETPSDPVIIDRCWGHRGHHRGHRGTPDTSPRPGRGWQLPGVSPRLGTRC